The sequence CACTGCGCAACAACCTAAAGTTTTAGACATTTAATAAGGACACACAAATGAACGGTAAATATAACTACGGCACAGGCCGTCGTAAAAGCTCAGTAGCACGTGTGTTCATGCTTAAAGGCACTGGCGCTATTGTTGTTAATGGTCGCCCAATTGACGAATTCTTCGGCCGCGAAACCAGCCGCATGATTGCACGTCAGCCTTTGGCTTTGACTGAAAACCTAGAATCTTTCGACATCAAAGTAAACGTTGTTGGTGGTGGTGAAACTGGCCAAGCCGGTGCCATCCGTCACGGCATCACTCGCGCTTTGATCGACTACGATGCAGCTTTGAAACCAACCTTGTCTCAAGCCGGTTTGGTGACTCGTGATGCTCGTGAAGTTGAACGTAAGAAACCTGGTCTACGTAAAGCACGTCGCGCCAAACAATTCTCAAAACGTTAATTCGTTTTATGGATACCCAAAAAGCCACCCAATCGGTGGCTTTTTTATCGCCCAGCAAAAATCAGCCACAAAAAAGCACGCTTTTCAGCGTGCTTTTAAATAACAGATTAGGCAGCATCCCAATAATCAATGTATAGCTGCAATTCCAGTTGATTGCGCCACTCATTGGCAATGGGGCGGTAGACAGCCCGCATGCGCTGCGGCAAATCCACCACGCAATTAAACATCATCGCCTCAAACACCACGCCATCGCGGCTTAAGCCCACTTTTTTATGGCCCCTGCCCACGACGCGTTGCCAGGCCACCTCAAACTCATCCACAAACAGCGGTGCCGCAAAACCCTGACCCCACACCTGCTGTGACAGCATTTCGGTATTGGCCAAGGTTAACTCACGCGCCGGCAGGCTGCCATCGGTCAGCATGACTCGATTCAGCTGCTCCGGCGTCATCAATTCCTGTACACAGGCCTCGAACGCCTGCTGAAACCGCACCAAATTAGCCGTCAAAATACTCAGGCCAGCCGCCATGGCATGGCCACCAAATTTTAAGATTAAATCAGGATGCCGTTTGGACACCAAATCCAAGGCATCGCGCAGGTGCAGCCCTTCAATCGAACGCCCCGAACCTCTGATCTCGGTCTCGCTCGCACCGGCAAACACAATCGTTGGCCGATGAAAGCGCTCTTTTAAGCGCGACGCCACAATACCCACCACCCCCTGATGCCAATCCTCTTGATACTGCACCACGGTGTAACGCGACTCAGACAGCGTTTGCGGCAGATTAGCCAGCGCTTCTTCGCTCATGCCTTGCTCAATGCTGCGGCGCTCTTTATTCAGCGCATCCAGCTGCTCAGCCAAGCTCATTGCCTCATCAGCTTGGGTGCTGAGTAAGCAGCGAATGCCTACGCTCATGTCGTCTAGCCTACCTGCAGCATTAATCCGCGGCCCAAGGGCGAAGCCCATATCAAACGGCGTGGCCTTACGCGCATCGCGCTTGGCTACTTGAAACAGGGCAGAAATCCCCGGACAGGTTTTCTGGGCCCGCATCCGCCGTAAGCCTTGAGCCACCAAGATACGGTTATTGTGATCCAGCGACACCACATCGGCTACCGTTCCCAGCGCCACTAAATCCAGATAGGCGCCCAGGTTCGGGGCAGGCCTAGCGTCGGTAAATAGCCCTTGAGCGCGCATGTGCGCCCGCAGCGCCATCAACACATAAAACATCACCCCCACCCCCGCCAAAGACTTACTGGGGAAGTCGCAGCCAGGCTGATTTGGGTTCACAATCAGACAATTAGGCAAAGTATCGGCCGGCAGGTGGTGGTCGGTCACCAACACCTCAAGACCCAATGCCTGCGCGTGAGCCACACCAGCGAGGCTGGCAATGCCATTATCCACGGTCAGAATAATCTTGGCCGGCGTCTGCGCCACCATATCCACCACTTCAGGCGTTAAACCGTAGCCATTTTCAAAGCGATTGGGCACCAAGAAATCCACATTAGCGCCCAAGGCAGCAAGGCCTTTCATGCCCACAGCACAGGCCGTGGCACCGTCGGCGTCGTAATCGGCCACGATCATGATCGGCGTTTGAGCGGCAATGGCAGCAGCCAAGCGCTCACTCATTAAATCAATGTTTTTCAATAGCTGGTAATGATGTAGCCGGCCTAAATCTTCCTGCATTTCTGCCGCATCCTGCACCGCGCGAGCAGCGCACAAACGCGCCAATAAAGGCGTCACGCCCGAATCGGTCAATTGACGATAAACGCCTTCATCCACCGTCCGAACGGCAATTTCTGTTTTCAAAGCACTCTACCTGTAAATAACTGTTGTTTACGCCAAAATGCCCAGTGCGCCTTACCGCTTAAGACCACCTGACCACCATAGGGGCCATGAGCCACCAACCGTAGCTGGCTGAGCTGCCCCGACCTTAACGCCGCCACGGCGGGCGCGATGAAGCGCGTTTCCAGCTCCAGCAAGCCTTGGCGATAGCCCCAAGCATCATCATATTGCATGGCACCCAATAAATCCTCTAGCAATAGGCAGGCCTTCATCTCCACCACGCCCTCTTCTTGGCGCTGCGCTTGCCAAGCGGCAAAGTCATAGGGCGCATCGTGGGCCGCTACGGCCATTTGCTCGCCTTGCTGCGGCGGCACAAAATAGGCCACATCAGCCCTTTCTTCACCCTGAGGCGATGCCATCGACCACAGCCAGACGCCATTAATGCTGATCTGACCCCGAGCCTCACGCTCGGCGTTCAGCGGATGTTGATACAACCACATCTGAATTTCGGTTTGAATCCGCTGCACCTGCATTGCGTCACGGCCTTGCGGCTGATGGCCGTCTACGTCTTGACCCACCACATCGATCAAATCCACCAAGCTCAAATCCCACCCCTTAGGCACGCTTAAATGCCACAAATCAGGGTGAGTGGGCGTCAGCTGCCATTCATCTGCCTGTAAAAACTCATTTAGGCCGGTGCACAGCAGCGCAGCCTCATCCGAGTTAATGCCGTGAACGGCGCTGTCGGCTAAGGTGATGTAGTCACGGTTTACCCGTAAATGCACGGGGCTAAGCCAATAGTGGTCGCGCTCGGGCGCCGCCTGAGCGTAATAGCTGGCCCAATCTTGTAGCGGTAAAAAACGCTGGTACAGCTGACTTAAGCGCATGGATTCGGCTTGGTGCTGGCCAAAACGCCAAACCTGACCTAACGCAGGCAAGGCTACGTCGCTCAACAAAACCTCAGGCGCATCGTCTTGGCCCCAACACAGACCCGGCACCAATAGTGTTAATTGCATAAAATACCCTTATCGCCCATAGCCAAACCAAAAAATTCATTTTACACCATTCACCGCCAACCGACACGGAACGCCCTTTACTGAATAATTTAAGGCCCCACCGTTGTTATTTCACCACCCATCCCCATTTAAGTTGCTTAACCCGCTCAGCCCTTTTGTGGTCGCCGTTTACATTTTATAAAAATATTTTTTTGAACAAATCATTTCCTTAAATGATGAAAAATAACGTTTTTTGTCGCCATTTGGGGAACCTATTGCTAAAATAGCGGACTGACTATTCATTGAATATATTAATCATTATCCTTACGCACATGTTTAAAATAAATCGTTTTAAAGAACTGAGCAGTAAAACCAAAGTGAAAATTTTGGCTTTTACCCTCCCTTTTTTTGGCATCGTCACCGCCTCTGCCATCGGGATGAGCACGCAAGAAGTGCCGCTGCCGCCCGTACATAAGGTGATTGACCAACTGGTCTTGCCTGATCTACCGCAAACGCCTATTGAGGCCACTAATACCTATTGGCAAGAAGAATTGATTCAGTCCGGCGATACCTTACGCGGGCTGTTAGCGCGCCTTGGTGCGTCTAAAGAAGAAGTTCAATCATTTATCCGCAACAGTGATTTAAGCAGCGACTTACTTCATTTAACCGAAGGCAAAAGCGTGAGCGTGCAGTTTGGCGGCACCGGTGAGCTGATGGCGATTCAACTCTTGCTCGACGACGACAACGGCGACAAAACCTTGGTGGCGATTGAAAAAGAAAACGGCGAATGGCGTACCAGCTCCGACGCCATCAACGCTCAGCCAGTACCCACTGTGCGCAGCATCACCATCAGCCAATCGGCTCAGCGCGACCTCATGAAGTCTGGCGTCCCTGGCGACATCAGCGCCGCCCTGAATGAAGTATTCAGCGACCAGTTTCCTTTAGCCACCCTCGGGCGCGGCGACAAAATCAACTTGGTTTATGAAACCCTATACCACCGTGGCCTAGCCGTGGCCTACGGCAATATTTTGGCGGTCGAGATCACCAAAAATAATAAGCTCTATAGCGCCTATCATTTTGACCATGGCGACAACACTGGTGCTTACTACAGCAAAAATGGCCAAACCCTGAAAAAAGGCTTTGACGTACAGCCAGTCAGCAATGCGCGCGTGAGCTCTCCGTTTGGTATTCGCAACCATCCTATTTTAAACACGGTCAAGAAACACAACGGCATCGATTACGCTGCCACCATCGGCACCCCGATCAAAGCACCGGCGACCGGCAAGATCACGTTTAAAGGCGTTCAAGGCGGCTATGGCAACACCATCATCATTACCCATCCAGGCGGTGTAGAAACCCTATACGCCCACATGAATGGCTTTGGTAAAGTGGCATTAGGCCAAACCATTCAAGCTGGCACGGTGATTGGTTTTGTGGGCAATACGGGTCGTTCAACCGGCCCGCATCTGCACTACGAAGCCCGTATTAATGGTCAAGCAGTGGATCCTTCCAGCATCGCCTTGCCCACGCGCAACCTTAACGCCCGCGAGCTGGCCCAGTTTAGAACCGACATCCAGCTAGTCGAGCCACAGCTAGCCGCCGTGCGTCATTTAAACGTACGCATGTTCGCCAAAGCCGATTAAACATTCAGCTAGCGGCTGCTGGCTGAATATTGCTTGAACATGTTTCATGACACAGAAAGGGGCAACCATATGTTCTTAAAATCCCTAGTCACCTTAACCCTTGCCGTCACCCTCAGCGGTTGCTTAGCCTTGACGCCAGAGCAGCAAGCGGCTCGTCAGGCACGCTACGCCGAATCGCTGCGCCAGCTACAGGTTTCTTTGGCCAGCCAGTGCGACCCCATTGCCGCCGATTTAATGCAGCGCCAGCCTGAGGTGAAAGCCTTTGGCTCGGAAGCCGAGCAAAAAGCCTTTGACCGCCAATACAAAGAGCGCGTTGACGATCCGGTGTTCCAGGCCTGTTATAAACTGGCCTTACAAACCTATCGGCAGCAGCAAGCGCTTGAAGCGGCCGACATGCGCGAGCGCCAGCGCGACCTACTCTACGAACAACGCATGATGATGTGGCGGCCTTACCCCTATTATCGTCACCGCCGTTAACCCCCAGCGATGCTTAGGCATCGCTGTTTTTTTGGCGATGATTTGTCAACTTTACCCAAATAACGTTATCCTCTGTCCTTTCGTCTCTCACTCAACCCTCGAGTCCACATGACCATTATTGAACGTTTGGCCCAAGAGCTGGCGGTTAAAACCGCACAAATCAACGCTGCTGTGACTTTACTGGATGAGGGCGCCACCGTGCCCTTTATTGCCCGCTATCGAAAAGAAGTCACCGGCGGCTTAGACGACACCCAATTACGCACCTTAGACGAACGTCTGGTGTATCTGCGCGAGCTTGAAGATCGCCGCGCGGCCATCATCAAAAGCATCACCGAGCAGGACAAGATGACCGACGCCTTAATGGCCGACATCGCCAGCGCCGACAATAAAACCCGCTTAGAAGACCTATACTTACCGTATAAGCCCAAGCGCCGCACCAAGGCCCAAATGGCCCGCGAAGCAGGCATAGAGCCTTTGGCCGAAGCCCTGCAGGCCAATCCTGAGCTCGATCCTGAAACTGAGGCCACAGCCTACCTGAACCCAGAGCTGAACTATGCCGATGCCAAAGCCGTTTTGGACGGCGCGCGCGCCATCTTGATGGAAACCTTTGCCGAAGACGCCACCCTCATCGGCGTCTTACGTGATCGCCTATGGCAGATCGGCGCCGTCCACGCCAAAGTGGTGGCTGGGCAAGAAGCCGCTGGCGAAAAATTTGCCGACTACTTCGCCCACCAAGAGCCCATCAAGACCATCCCATCGCACCGAGCATTGGCCATTTTACGCGGACGCAACGAAGGCATTTTGCACGCCACCTTGGCTTATCAACCAGAAGACACCCCCATCACCCAAGCCAGCGAATTTGAAGAACGCATTGCGGCACACTTCCACATCGCGGCCAAAAATCGACCTGCCGACAAATGGCTGCTCGACACCGTTCGCCTCACTTGGCGCGCCAAAATTTTTCTGTCACTAGAGCTAGAGGCGTTTAACCGCGTCAAAGAACAGGCTGACGCCGAAGCCATCAGCGTGTTTGCCAAAAACCTGCACGACCTCTTGCTGGCGGCGCCTGCGGGCAGCCACGTGACCCTAGGCCTAGACCCGGGCATTCGCACCGGCGTGAAGGTGGCCGTGGTCGACCAAACCGGCAAGTTACTCGACTTTGACACCATCTACCCACACCAGCCGCGCAACGACTGGCAGGGCAGCTTGGCCACCTTAGCCAAGCTGGTGGCCAAACACAATATTACGCTGATCGCCATCGGCAACGGCACCGCTAGCCGCGAAACCGACAAGCTCGCCGCCGAACTGATCAAAGGCTTAAAAAACGCCCAGCTGCATAAAATTGTGGTCAGTGAAGCGGGTGCATCGGTGTACTCTGCCTCTGAACTGGCCGCGAAGGAGTTTCCGAATTTAGACGTATCGATTCGCGGCGCGGTGTCCATTGCGCGACGTCTACAAGACCCATTAGCCGAGCTGGTGAAGATCGATCCTAAATCAATTGGCGTGGGCCAATACCAGCACGACGTCAATCAAGGCCAGCTGGCCAAAAGCCTAGACGCCGTAGTGGAAGACTGCGTGAATGCCGTCGGGGTGGATTTAAACATGGCCTCAGCATCGCTCTTGACTAAGATCTCTGGCCTAAACGCCACCTTGGCGCAAAACATCGTCGAGTTTCGTAATGAACACGGCGTCTTTAAAAACCGTAAGCAGCTATTAAAAGTACCGCGCCTAGGCGCCAAAACTTTTGAGCAAGCGGCGGGTTTTTTGCGCTTGGCTCAATCTAGCGAACCCTTAGACGCTTCTAGCGTTCACCCCGAAGCCTATCCTCTGGTGGCCAAAATGCTGGCCGACCAAAACCTCAGCGTGGCCGACGCCATGGGCAACGCCGAAGCCATTAAGCGCATTAAGCCGACCGAATACACCAATGAGCAATTCGGCTTACCGACCATTATGGACATTTTGAAAGAGCTGGAAAAACCCGGGCGTGACCCGCGCGGTGAATTCAAAACGGCAGCCTTCTCCGAAGGCATTGAGGACATCAAAGACCTTACGCCAGGCATGGTCTTAGAAGGCGTCATCAGCAATGTGGCCAACTTTGGTGCCTTTGTGGACATTGGCGTACACCAAGATGGTCTGGTACACATTTCCATGCTGACCGACCGCTACGTGGCCGATCCACGTGAAGTGGTGAAAGCCGGTGACGTGGTCAAGGTGAAGGTATTAGAAGTAGACGTACCGCGTAAGCGCATTGCGCTCACCATGCGCTTGAACGACGAGCCGAAAAAGCGCGACGCCCACGCCTCGGTCCCTACTTCGCGCCGACAGGCTAAGCCTCAGCCCAGCGCCGCACCCGACACAGCGCTGGCGGCGGCCTTTGCCAAACTGAAAAAATAGGCCCATTAGCCGCACTCACCCCCTACCCATGTTGACGGCATCGGTAGGGGATTTTTCATGATGCGTACCCATCCACGCTGCCGCGCCAAGCAAAATCACCCAATTTGTGGCTCAGGCCCCACCATTCTAGAAAATTTCCGGCGAAAAGATGAAAATGTTTGCAATCTGCTCTAGAATAGATTCTTTTTCCCGCAAGATTGTCGCCATCATGTGATGTGATGCACGGACGCTTTGGCTGCGTCACGCAATCTTCGACATTAGGATCAGGAACCACCATGAGCGAAGGCACGCAACAACCTCTATTAGATGAAAACCAAATCATGGCGCTACGCCGTGAAAAGCTAACCAATATTCGCAAAGAGCGCAGCGCATTCCCCAATGACTTTAAGCGCGACACTTTTGCGGGCGACGCCCAAGCCAAGTATGGTGACTTAGACAAAGAAGCTCTTTCTGAAATGCACGTTGAAGTAGCCGTTGCCGGCCGTATGATGCTGCAACGAGGCATGGGCAAGGCCAGCTTCGCCACCATCCAAGACGTCAGCGGCCAAATTCAGCTGTACGTGAACGACCAAGGCGTAGGCGAAGCCCTACACGCCGACTTTAAACATTGGGACCTAGGCGACATCGTGGGCGCCCGCGGCGAACTGTTTAAAACCAATAAAGGTGAATTATCAGTACGCGTGAGCGAACTGCGCCTCTTGACCAAGTCATTGCGCCCGCTACCGGATAAACACCACGGCCTAGCCGACCAAGAGCAAAAATACCGTCAGCGCTACGTCGACCTCATCATGAGTGCCGAGACGCGCGACACCTTCATGAAGCGCAGTAAAATCATTCAAACCGTGCGTAACTTCATGGTGGGTGAACAATACCTAGAAGTCGAAACCCCAATGATGCACACCATTCCTGGTGGCGCCACCGCTAAGCCGTTTGTGACCCATCACAATGCGCTAGACATGCCTTTATACCTACGCATCGCACCGGAACTATACCTAAAACGGTTGGTGATCGGTGGCCTAGAGCGCGTATTTGAAATCAACCGCAGCTTCCGTAACGAAGGCATGAGCACCCGTCACAACCCAGAATTCACCATGATGGAATTCTACGAAGCCTTCAGCACTTACGAGCGCATGATGCAAATGACGGAAGACGTGATTCGCGCGGCGGCTCACGCCGTTTGCGGCACCGACGTGGTGCTATACGGCGACAAAGAAGTGAATTTAGCCAAGCCTTTTGACCGCTTAACCATTGTGCAAGCGATTCAAAAATACAATCCACAATACACTTTAGAGCAGCTAAACGATGAAGCTTGGGTGAAAAATGAAATCAAACGCCTAGGCGGTAAATTACCCCCTAGCCCAGGCTTGGGCAGCCTACAGCTGGAGCTGTTTGACGAAACCACCGAAGGCCAATTATGGCATCCGACGTTCATCATCGACTACCCGATTGAAGTATCGCCATTAGCACGTGCCTCTGACACCCAAGACGGCGTCACCGAACGCTTTGAGCTCTTCATGGTGGGCCGCGAGTTGGCCAATGGCTACTCAGAGTTAAACGACCCTGAAGACCAAGCCGCCCGCTTCCAAGCGCAAGTAGCCCAAAAAGACGCCGGCGACGACGAAGCCATGCACTATGACGCCGACTACATCCGCGCCATGGAATACGGCCTGCCTCCAACCGGTGGCTGTGGCATTGGCCTTGACCGCTTGGTGATGCTTTTGACCAATAGCCAAAGCATTCGCGACGTGATTCTGTTCCCGCAAATGCGCCCAGAACAGGCTTAAGCCTCACCTTACGCCCAAGCCCGCCTCTGGCGGGCTTTTTTGTGGGCGACAATGCCGCGTGGTAAAGCGCAGCCTACCTATTTGAACCACGATACCGCCACACCCACAGCCCCCCCAGCCCCGTACCTGCTCATTTATACCGCCAATTTCTGGCGGCCCCTAACCCTTATCGACCAAAAAAACATCATTTTGCGAATGTTTACTCACATAATGCCGAGTTTTTGCTCGCATTAAAAACGGCCTCTTACCCCTTACGTTATCAATCACAGCTGTCTAAATACGTCCATAAAACCTATTTTTACTCATATTTAGGCGCTTGCCTTCCGACCAAAAGCCCTGCAAAATGCGTGGGCCTCACCAACAAATGATAGCAACTATCATTAGAATAATGACATTTAACCTAGCCCAGAAGGCTGATTACATAAACCTTATTGCAAATAGGGTTTTATAAATGCATCAAAAAACTTGCCTTTTAAACTTCTCACTCCTAAAATAGTCACCCTTGTGATTATATTTGATGAAAATGAATAACTCTTTTACCTACGTTGAAGACACCATAGACAGAATCGCAGCAACCCACCCCTCCACCAATAAAAAGCGGGTAGTGGTGGCGCGGCTGTTTCATCACATCACGCCACGGCTGACCAGTTACTTAAACGAACAGCTCAAGCCTTTTGGCCTGTATGAAGCCACCTGGCTATCCTTATTGGCGCTGTACGCCCACGAAGAACACGTTCAGTCGCCCACCGACTTAAGTGAGGTTTTAGACGCATCACGCACCAGCGCCACCCGCGTGGCGGATGAGTTGGTTAAAAACGGCTGGGTCGCCCGCACCTGGTGCGATCAGGATCGCCGTAAGGTCATTCTCACCCTCACGCCCGCAGGCCACGAACTCATCAACACCGTTATTCCCGCCCTACAAAAACAGTTTGCCGCCCTTTGGGCTGATTTCGAGCCCGATGAACTGGCCCTATTTGAAGGCTTGATGCGCAAACTGCTGTCTCGCCTAGGCGGTTAATCTTGTCCACCACACACTCCCAGGAGCCTGCATCAATGAAATCCACATCATGGCCCGTTAAAGCCAGCAGCCTCATGCTTGCCCTTGCGCTAACGGGCTGCGCCAGCATGGGACCAGACACCTCGGCCCAGCGCCCTCTCGACTCTGTTGCGCTACAGCTGCCCCCAGGCGAAACCGCCCCATTACTCGAGGCCTGGTGGCAAAACCTAGGCGACAGCCAGCTCAATCGGCTGATCGACCAAGCGATTGCCCAATCGCCCTCTTTGGCCATGGCCCAAAGCCGCCTCAACCTTGCAGAAGCACAGGTAGGCGCCAGCCGCAGCAGCTTAGGCCCCCAAGTTGACCTCAATGCCAGCGGCAACCGCCAGCGCTATTCTGAAAACAGCGCCACCCCAATGGCGGGCAGCACATTAAACAACTACACCGTCAGCATCAATGCCGCCTGGGAGTTTGATTTCTGGGGCAAGCACCGCGCCCAAGTAGCGGCAGCTTTAGGCACCTTACAGGCCGCTCAATTTGAAATTGCCCAGTCGCGCCTGCTGTTAGTGCAAAACATCATCAGCCAATACACCCAATTACAGCGCTTAGACGCCCAAATTAAGGTGGCAGAAGAGCGCATTATGGTGTTAAGCACCATCCAAAGCCTGCTCCAAGCGCGCGTCAACGTCGGCATTGAAGCCG comes from Neisseriaceae bacterium CLB008 and encodes:
- the rpsI gene encoding 30S ribosomal protein S9, whose translation is MNGKYNYGTGRRKSSVARVFMLKGTGAIVVNGRPIDEFFGRETSRMIARQPLALTENLESFDIKVNVVGGGETGQAGAIRHGITRALIDYDAALKPTLSQAGLVTRDAREVERKKPGLRKARRAKQFSKR
- the recJ gene encoding single-stranded-DNA-specific exonuclease RecJ translates to MKTEIAVRTVDEGVYRQLTDSGVTPLLARLCAARAVQDAAEMQEDLGRLHHYQLLKNIDLMSERLAAAIAAQTPIMIVADYDADGATACAVGMKGLAALGANVDFLVPNRFENGYGLTPEVVDMVAQTPAKIILTVDNGIASLAGVAHAQALGLEVLVTDHHLPADTLPNCLIVNPNQPGCDFPSKSLAGVGVMFYVLMALRAHMRAQGLFTDARPAPNLGAYLDLVALGTVADVVSLDHNNRILVAQGLRRMRAQKTCPGISALFQVAKRDARKATPFDMGFALGPRINAAGRLDDMSVGIRCLLSTQADEAMSLAEQLDALNKERRSIEQGMSEEALANLPQTLSESRYTVVQYQEDWHQGVVGIVASRLKERFHRPTIVFAGASETEIRGSGRSIEGLHLRDALDLVSKRHPDLILKFGGHAMAAGLSILTANLVRFQQAFEACVQELMTPEQLNRVMLTDGSLPARELTLANTEMLSQQVWGQGFAAPLFVDEFEVAWQRVVGRGHKKVGLSRDGVVFEAMMFNCVVDLPQRMRAVYRPIANEWRNQLELQLYIDYWDAA
- a CDS encoding M23 family metallopeptidase — protein: MAFTLPFFGIVTASAIGMSTQEVPLPPVHKVIDQLVLPDLPQTPIEATNTYWQEELIQSGDTLRGLLARLGASKEEVQSFIRNSDLSSDLLHLTEGKSVSVQFGGTGELMAIQLLLDDDNGDKTLVAIEKENGEWRTSSDAINAQPVPTVRSITISQSAQRDLMKSGVPGDISAALNEVFSDQFPLATLGRGDKINLVYETLYHRGLAVAYGNILAVEITKNNKLYSAYHFDHGDNTGAYYSKNGQTLKKGFDVQPVSNARVSSPFGIRNHPILNTVKKHNGIDYAATIGTPIKAPATGKITFKGVQGGYGNTIIITHPGGVETLYAHMNGFGKVALGQTIQAGTVIGFVGNTGRSTGPHLHYEARINGQAVDPSSIALPTRNLNARELAQFRTDIQLVEPQLAAVRHLNVRMFAKAD
- a CDS encoding Tex family protein; translation: MTIIERLAQELAVKTAQINAAVTLLDEGATVPFIARYRKEVTGGLDDTQLRTLDERLVYLRELEDRRAAIIKSITEQDKMTDALMADIASADNKTRLEDLYLPYKPKRRTKAQMAREAGIEPLAEALQANPELDPETEATAYLNPELNYADAKAVLDGARAILMETFAEDATLIGVLRDRLWQIGAVHAKVVAGQEAAGEKFADYFAHQEPIKTIPSHRALAILRGRNEGILHATLAYQPEDTPITQASEFEERIAAHFHIAAKNRPADKWLLDTVRLTWRAKIFLSLELEAFNRVKEQADAEAISVFAKNLHDLLLAAPAGSHVTLGLDPGIRTGVKVAVVDQTGKLLDFDTIYPHQPRNDWQGSLATLAKLVAKHNITLIAIGNGTASRETDKLAAELIKGLKNAQLHKIVVSEAGASVYSASELAAKEFPNLDVSIRGAVSIARRLQDPLAELVKIDPKSIGVGQYQHDVNQGQLAKSLDAVVEDCVNAVGVDLNMASASLLTKISGLNATLAQNIVEFRNEHGVFKNRKQLLKVPRLGAKTFEQAAGFLRLAQSSEPLDASSVHPEAYPLVAKMLADQNLSVADAMGNAEAIKRIKPTEYTNEQFGLPTIMDILKELEKPGRDPRGEFKTAAFSEGIEDIKDLTPGMVLEGVISNVANFGAFVDIGVHQDGLVHISMLTDRYVADPREVVKAGDVVKVKVLEVDVPRKRIALTMRLNDEPKKRDAHASVPTSRRQAKPQPSAAPDTALAAAFAKLKK
- the lysS gene encoding lysine--tRNA ligase; the encoded protein is MSEGTQQPLLDENQIMALRREKLTNIRKERSAFPNDFKRDTFAGDAQAKYGDLDKEALSEMHVEVAVAGRMMLQRGMGKASFATIQDVSGQIQLYVNDQGVGEALHADFKHWDLGDIVGARGELFKTNKGELSVRVSELRLLTKSLRPLPDKHHGLADQEQKYRQRYVDLIMSAETRDTFMKRSKIIQTVRNFMVGEQYLEVETPMMHTIPGGATAKPFVTHHNALDMPLYLRIAPELYLKRLVIGGLERVFEINRSFRNEGMSTRHNPEFTMMEFYEAFSTYERMMQMTEDVIRAAAHAVCGTDVVLYGDKEVNLAKPFDRLTIVQAIQKYNPQYTLEQLNDEAWVKNEIKRLGGKLPPSPGLGSLQLELFDETTEGQLWHPTFIIDYPIEVSPLARASDTQDGVTERFELFMVGRELANGYSELNDPEDQAARFQAQVAQKDAGDDEAMHYDADYIRAMEYGLPPTGGCGIGLDRLVMLLTNSQSIRDVILFPQMRPEQA
- a CDS encoding MarR family transcriptional regulator, whose protein sequence is MNNSFTYVEDTIDRIAATHPSTNKKRVVVARLFHHITPRLTSYLNEQLKPFGLYEATWLSLLALYAHEEHVQSPTDLSEVLDASRTSATRVADELVKNGWVARTWCDQDRRKVILTLTPAGHELINTVIPALQKQFAALWADFEPDELALFEGLMRKLLSRLGG